The genomic segment GGTCAGTACGCCACGGTGGTCAGGGTGTACGCCGAGGACGGCACCGTGGGTGTCGGCGAGGCGTACGGGCTGCCCGCACCGCAGGTGACCGCGACCTGTGTCGCCACCGTGCTCGCTCCGCTGCTGGTCGGCGCCGACGCGCTGGCCACCACCGCGCTGTGGCAACGGATGTACCAGGCGCAGGCCGCCGGCGGGCACAACCGCGGCTTCTTCCTGGAGGCCGTCGCCGGGGTCGACCAGGCACTGTGGGATCTGCGCGGCAAGGTACTCGGCCAGCCGGTGTACCGGCTGCTCGGCGGGCCGGTGCGGGAGCGCATCGACTGCTACGCGAGCCCGGTGCCGTTGCTGGCCGACCCGGCGGACTCGGCCCGCCGGGCGCAGGCATACGTCGCGGACGGCTTCCGCGCCGTCAAGGTCAAGATCGGCCGCGGGCAGCGGATCGACGGCGCCCACCTGCGGGCGGTGCGGGACGCCGTCGGTGCCGGCATCGACGTACTGGTGGACGCGAACTGCGCCTACCAGCTCGACGAGGCGACCCGGATCGGTTACCTGCTCCGGGATCTGGGCATCGACTGGTACGAGGAGCCGCTGCCGGTCGACGACCTCGCCGGGCTGGCCGAGCTGCGCCGCCGGACCGGCCTGACCATCGTCAACGGCGAGACCCACTTCACCCGCTTCGACGTACGCGACTCGCTGCGGCTCGGTGCG from the Actinocatenispora thailandica genome contains:
- a CDS encoding mandelate racemase/muconate lactonizing enzyme family protein, whose protein sequence is MSQQTLRIAKIECLALEARFDEMFDEVPDWLVHPASSHRVLPRRGQYATVVRVYAEDGTVGVGEAYGLPAPQVTATCVATVLAPLLVGADALATTALWQRMYQAQAAGGHNRGFFLEAVAGVDQALWDLRGKVLGQPVYRLLGGPVRERIDCYASPVPLLADPADSARRAQAYVADGFRAVKVKIGRGQRIDGAHLRAVRDAVGAGIDVLVDANCAYQLDEATRIGYLLRDLGIDWYEEPLPVDDLAGLAELRRRTGLTIVNGETHFTRFDVRDSLRLGAIDVVMPNLARCGGITETIRIAALASAFHVDIAPHGVGSAINMHAALAVMAATPNLRVYEYNRLPNPLRDALSIDRPAFRDGQLSVPDRPGLGLRLDDGVVDRYLIGTY